Within the Balaenoptera acutorostrata chromosome 10, mBalAcu1.1, whole genome shotgun sequence genome, the region TGGGTTGTCAGCTTTGCTGAGGGATCCCCCCTCAGGGCTGAGTTTGCCTCATTGGCTTATGTGCCCAGGCAGAACTCACAGGCTGGGCTCCACagcaggcacacacacatactggCCACCCACACCTGGAACATAACAGCCACCGCCAAGACAATGACACCTCCCATACTCCTAGAAGGCTCCTGGGCCTGAGCTGAGCTCTGGGTCCCAGCAGGCAGGCCATAAGCCAGTTCCCTGAAACTCAGCCTCTAGCTCCCCAACAGGGATTCCAGAGCTCCCGTAGTACAGCCAGGGTAGGGGTGGAAAAGTATTAGCAGGCTGTGGTATGCTAGGGTCTTATGGCCCCTTCTTCTCTTGAGTGGTCATGGGCCCCTGATTTGTTAAAATCTTCTAAGAGTCACCTATAACCTACACTGTATAACTTACACTGTCAGATCTGGTACCTCTGCCTGACTCCTGCCGCCGGTTCCTGCCCACCTCTTCCTGCCTCGTAAGCAGTACCTGTCAGTGTTTACCCATGCCATCATCTCTGCCTGTGGTGCCTTCCCTGCTACTCCTTCCTTTAGCCTGGCAGACTCAGCTCAGGAACAGGCAGACCCTGACTTCCCCCTAACATTCTTTGCTTTTATGACTTTGGGTTATGAGTTTTCCTTTAGGGTAGGGCCCAGGGTTTCATTATTTGGTATCTTGAGGCCCAGGAGAGAACCAGACCCAAGACCCGAGGATTTATTTTGTGATGAGTGGGAGAGGACCAGCAGTCTCTTCCTTGGGAACCAGGGCCATGCCCCTCACTCCCAGGAAGCCCCAGGATCACCATGCTGGGTGGGCTTCCTCTAAAGGGAAGCTACTGCTCAGATTGGGGCCAGTTCAGCAACCCAACTCTAGCCATCTGAAAGTATGGTGTGGCCAAACCCCTCAGTGTCTGGGCTGGTAGGACCCCCTCATTGAGGAGGAGGGGAAACTGACGTCTAGTGAAGAACAGTGTTTGCATAAGATCATAGTGCCTCGTAGGGCACGCTCATCAGGGTAGGATCTGGAATGTGGGATGAGTACCCTGCCCTTTGGTGGGAGCTCATATTTATGGGAGGTGGGACTTGTCAGTGCCTTTAGAGGCCACTGTCTACCCTATACCCTcagctgggaggaggagagaacagGATGGGTGTCTGACCTGTTTGGGGAGATTATTCCAGCCTCTAAGCCCTGGCCAGTGTGGACCTAGGTCCCTCTGACAGATACTCCTATCTATGGGGAGGTAGCATGTGACCAATCCCTCGGCTCAACCAGAACCAGTGCCATTTAATtggcccaccactgccaggaGGGCACCACTGTGAAGCCTCTTTGTGCTGGATCCCATCAGTGTGGTGAGAACACCAACTGGCAACTGTGAGCTAGAGATGCCTATAGAGAATGAAGTGTATTTGGTTGGTGCAAAATAGAAAGAGATTACAGTTGGCCCTTCATATCTGCAGATGCGaaacccatggatatggagggcccaAAGTATTCACTGTACTACGCCAttcatataagggacttgagcatccgcagATTTTCGTATCCACGGGGGCTCCCGGAACCAATCCCCTGCGGATACTGAGGGATGATTGTAATTACTGTTTAATAAATGCAGGAGGGTGGAGAAGTCTCTTTCAGAAGAGGGTTCATATGTGGGGAAAGTAATCAAGGGgccttttgtgatgacaagtgggaggTGGGGTACTGGTCTCATTGAGCCCatgggtgggcagaggggaaaCTGGGGCTCATAGTGAGATAGACTGGCCAGAGGTCACATAGCCAGTCTGGGGCAGAGGGGATCTCTGGAAATGGGGAGAGCACAGGGCCTCCACTCACTGCCCATCCACCTCTTTCTAGACCTTGTCCTTTGCTGGCTGTGGAGCAGATCGGGCAGCGGCCCCTGTGGGCCCAGTCCCTGGAGCTGCCCGAACCAGCTATGCAGCCTTTACCTGCTGGcgccttcctggaggaagcagcaGAGGAGTCCCCAGCCCAGCCAGAGGGTGAGCCCAAGGTGCTGGACCCCGAAGAAGATCTGCTGTGCATAGCCAAGACCTTCTCGTACCTTCGGGAATCTGGTGAGTCTGAGGAGGGAGGCAGGACTTGTCCTGGAAAGTCTGATGGGGAGAGTTTAGCTCTGCCTGTTGTGTCTAATTTGAGAGGCATGGCTCTGGCCAGAAGAGTCTGATGGGAGAAAAGGGGTACAGCACTCCCCAGGGAGGTGTGAAGAGAAAGGCTGAGCCCTGCCTTGCCCTGGGTTGGTGCACCCAACTAATTTCCACTGTGACCAGTCTCTTAGCCCCCTCTCCATTTGCCTAGGCTGGTATTGGGGTTCCATTACGGCCAGTGAGGCCCGGCAACACCTGCAGAAGATGCCAGAGGGCACATTCCTAGTACGTGACAGCACCCACCCCAGCTACCTGTTCACATTGTCGGTCAAAACCACCCGTGGCCCCACCAACGTGCGCATTGAGTACGCCGACTCCAGCTTCCGCCTGGACTCCAACTGCCTGTCCAGGCCGCGCATCCTGGCCTTCCCAGATGTGGTCAGCCTTGTGCAGCACTATGTGGCCTCCTGTGCTGCAGATACCCGAAGTGACAGTCCTGACCTTGCaaccaccccagccctgcctacCCCTAAAGAAGATGCACCTGGTGACCCAGCACTGCCTGCTactgctgtacacctaaaactggTGCAGCCCTTTGTGCGCAAAAGCAGCACCCGAAGCCTGCAGCACCTGTGCCGCCTCGTCATCAACCGTCTGGTGGCCGACGTGGACTGCCTGCCACTACCCCGGCGCATGGCTGACTACCTCCGACAGtaccccttccagctctgacccAGCCGAGCAACCGCCTAGCCTCACCCAGCCAAACCCTGGAGGGGACACCGGCTCCAGCTGGACTTGGGCTCCCACTATCCCTCCTCCAGTCATCCTGGTGCCACATGCATCTGGCAGCTGGACCAGGAAGGGTCTGCAGGAAcaaggctgggggtgaggggtagggAGAAGTGTCACGCGACTTGGAGGTCAGCACCCCCAGCTCCCATGTGGCTCCACTGTGGCGGGCCATGTGACAGAAGAGGGGACTGGCAGCACCTCGTCTCACCCTGTGGGCTGGGCCCAGGCCCCCACTCACCTGCTGTGGCCTCCTGTACTGCGTAGACTTGGCCAGCCCTGGTTTCTCAGTCCACAGGGTGGGGCAGGCCCCCTCCTTTCAGCCAGCCTCTGTCTCAGGGGGGATGGCAGCCAGAGGAACTGAGGTTGACAGTGACAGTCCCCTGGTGCGGGAGCAGGCCAGGCTGGGGACGGCACAGttatatagtatttatttatttattctccttgGGTTGGAGAGCCAACCCCACCTCTCTGCCTGAGCCCTGAGTGCTCCAgaggccccagccctgcctcagctTCTCTGGTTCCTCCCGGCAGAGAGCCTCATCCTGAGATGTGTTGCTGGACCCAAGGCAGTCCTGGAtgtcccacccacccacctgtgaaggtgtcCACCCTCTTCTGCCTCCAGCCCTGTTTTGGGAGGATGGGTgaataaacaagaaaaggaagCCAAAGTGTTAGGGCCTTGCAGAGCCTGCCACTCACCCCCTTGCAGGGCAGAGCCCTGTCTGCACAGAGCTGGTCTCGCTGGGGCACAGGCCCTGCATGAGTGTGGGTGCCGTGTCAGGGAGGGGCATGGTAGTTTGAGGACTGCCACTCCACCTCTGCTGGGTCTGCTTCCTGCCCAGGAAGGTGCCTGCAcatggaagagggaaagaaaatacatatctgataagactttataaaataattatttctaaaaaaaaaaaaaaaaaaccccacagtttggtagtctttttttttttttttcactgatttttctgtaATGACAATAAAATTGTACCTTTCATTTATCGAGCACCTCAGTGGGGCCTCTTTTGAGTTGTACACAGTTTGTCCCCTTTGATCTTACTATCATTATCCCCCACTTTACATCTGGGTCAGCAGAGGCCCAGAGACCTATGTGGCAGAGCAGGCCCTGCTAGGGCACCCAGTAAAGAGTGGAGGGGGTAGCGAGAAGCCTTTCTCCACTCATTTCCTCTTGTCCCCTTGGAGGGTGGGATGCAGGAGATGAAGGCCAGTTGGATTGCCTGCAGGGTCACTGCCCAGTGTCAGGTGGGGGGTGGTGGCAGAGGAGCACCAGATCTGAGAGATGTGTTAACAGGAGATGTCAATTAAAGATTGAAAGTGGAGAATACTAGGGGGATGGGGACTGTGGACTACTCCTGGGGGCAGCGTCTTTTGAGATGAGGAGACCAACAATCAGAGAAGTCAGGACCAGtcattccaagaagaaggtaCAGGGCATGCAAAGGCACCAGGGCGTGACTGGGAAGCTTATATTCCTGACCACAAGGAGGCCTGGGGAAGGGTCATTCTGTGCAGTGGGGTGGAACAGTTGAGTTGTGGATAGTGGCCAGTAAGCTGGCAGGGTCTGGCCTGGGATGGGGCTAATGGGGCTCTGGTCTAGGCTGATTGGGGTTTGGGGACTCTCTCACTCAGGGCCCTGCATATCAGAAGTAGGtgaaaaagcaattaaaatgaaaacgCTCTCCATTATCTGATGGTCTGCCTTTGGAGCACTTCAGCACCCGGAATCCCACTATGTCCTGAAATTTTCTGCATCTTTACTTGAGTACCTCACAGGAAGGCTCCTGTGAACCTCATTCATAGCCTTTAACCCTTATTTTAGAAACAGTTCTAAACTTTCTATCTTCTTAGCCCTTAGACAATTAAAAGCTGAAGATTAGAAGAGGCAAATGTCAGCAGATTGAAGGCAGGAAGGTGTGAGGAGTGACGTGTTGATGACAAGGAGCAGGCaggaaaggataaaaatcaaGAACTATGGCAGCACAGAACCTTGGGGGGCATGGAGATAGTTGTGGGAAAGAATGGAGCTGATGTTGGGTGAGAGTGAGCAAGAAGTGGGTGAGGGCTGTCTTTATCGGAGCGGTGCCCAGGCCCACGTGTCCCGCCTGGTGCCTTCTCCGttgctggctgcagggcccaacAAACACCTCCTCCAGGTCACCATGGCCCTGCCAGGGATGTCTACAGTTCCTTATTGCTTCAGCCTGGATCCCAGCCCCTTGATGACTCCCAAAATGCCTGAGGTGACCCCTCTGTCTGCTCCACCCCCAGATCTGAGTCACCCAGTGGGTGGGTAGCAGACACAGAGGGGCCAAAGGCAGGCTCTTCCCCACCTGGTGCCATGACCCAGACAGAAAGTGCTGGAGCAGGAGGAAGCCCTTCGTTGTCCACAGAGGCGACAAGTCTCAGGGTGCCCACCGGGTGCTGGCAACAGACAAGGGCTTTGCACCTCATGTAATGCTCACCACAACCCTGGGAGTAGGTCTAAATATTACCcatatttcacagaagaggaaactgaggcccagagggggcaAGAGACTGGCTGAGGAGGTGAGGCACAGAGCAGAGCTAAGCCTGAGGGGTCCTGACTGCCCACCTGCCCCTGCACTGCTACATGAGGTGGTGAGGACgggcagctggggtgggggggcggcttTCAGGTGAG harbors:
- the CISH gene encoding cytokine-inducible SH2-containing protein translates to MVLCVQGPCPLLAVEQIGQRPLWAQSLELPEPAMQPLPAGAFLEEAAEESPAQPEGEPKVLDPEEDLLCIAKTFSYLRESGWYWGSITASEARQHLQKMPEGTFLVRDSTHPSYLFTLSVKTTRGPTNVRIEYADSSFRLDSNCLSRPRILAFPDVVSLVQHYVASCAADTRSDSPDLATTPALPTPKEDAPGDPALPATAVHLKLVQPFVRKSSTRSLQHLCRLVINRLVADVDCLPLPRRMADYLRQYPFQL